A stretch of DNA from Littorina saxatilis isolate snail1 unplaced genomic scaffold, US_GU_Lsax_2.0 scaffold_3648, whole genome shotgun sequence:
ACCTTTTGAGAAAAAACCCGAAAACACAGCAAAAAAATGATGTTGAACTTGTCTCCCCTTGTTTCAGAATATGACGTTGGTTGCCCTGGCTCTCCACCTGGTGGCGCTGCTGCTGTGCCTGTGTCACGTGACCGCCCTCCCACCAGGCGTGGAGTGCGACCCCCGTGAGATGCAGTCCTCGTGTCTGCTGGGCTGCCTCAACTGCTGGAACACGTACGGCGTGGAGGTGTATGATATGGCGGCCTGCTGTCGGCGCTGCCGCTTAACCAACGCCTACCTCATCGACAACGGACCCTCCAGCTGCTCCATCGAGCACGTCAGAAGCAGCTGGTTGAAGCGCTTCGGCTAAACCTGGTTGACTGTTGTGCGAAGAGGTGACTGTTCAGCTTGACCCGGCTGGTGAAGCGGTTCGGATACACTCGACTATCTGGTGTTGAAGAAATAACTCATGACGGTTCGGCTAGACCTGGCTGAAGGGTAGTAGTTAGGCTAAAACAATAAC
This window harbors:
- the LOC138956750 gene encoding uncharacterized protein, whose amino-acid sequence is NMTLVALALHLVALLLCLCHVTALPPGVECDPREMQSSCLLGCLNCWNTYGVEVYDMAACCRRCRLTNAYLIDNGPSSCSIEHVRSSWLKRFG